The DNA region TCCGGAGGCGATCTTTGATGTGCCGGTAGAAGCTAGTTTTTTCGACCCAGGAAATCCTTTCGTGCTAGGCCCGAAATTGTGTGCGGCAGCCGCAGAAATCCCGCTGGGGCAAGCAGATTTGGCACTGTTCGGCGACAGTACCGAAGCGCTTTTAGCCGAGCTAGTCGCGCAGGGCTATTTACGACGTCGGCCAGCGGGCTGGTTCTGGACGCATCCGCAGAGTGCAGCTGGATTGGTGAACCTGCGTGAAGACGGCGGCGTGCCCATTAACATCGTGGAAGCCGACACCGGGGCGGTCTTGGGTACCATGGGATCTCCGCAGTCGCATTACCAAGCTCATGCTGGTGCTGTCTACGTGCATCAAGGTCTGAGCTATCTCGTTGAGGAGCTCAACGAGGAAGACCATTGCGCCGTAGTTCGACGAGCTTGGCCTGACTTTTATACGACCGCCAGGGACGTCACTCAGATCGAGGTGCTCAACAGTTTGCGCCACGTTGAGTGGAGCCCGGTGGAGCTGCACTTCGGGGAAGTTCAAGTAACTACTTCAGGTGGTCTCTTTCCAGCGAAAGGCTTTGGTTTCCAACGAAATCCTCGGTGAAGAACCCCTCCAATTAGGTGCACGTGATTTGTTTACCAAAGCATTCTGGTTCACTGTTGACGCCGCATTTCTTGCTTCTCAGGGATTAGTCGCGGCCAGATTACCTGGCGCGCTCCATGCTGCCGAACACGCCGCGATCGGGCTGTTACCGTTGGTAGCCTCCAGCGACCGTTGGGACGTTGGAGGCGTGTCAACGGCATTGCACGCTGATACCGGCCAACCGACGGTCTTCGCCTATGACGGGCATCCAGGAGGTGCCGGCTTTGCCGAACGAGGATTTGAAACAGCCGAAATCTGGCTAAAAGCGACCCGCGACGCTATCAAGTCTTGCGATTGCGACTTTGGTTGTCCCTCCTGTGTTCAGTCGCCAAAGTGTGGCAATAAGAACAACCCGCTAGATAAGGCTGGTGCCGTTGAGTTGCTGAGCATCATCTTGGCATCGGCGGCAAATGCCGCTCCCACCGAATCCGGTGAAAATCCGGCGGACTAGCGCTCTGCGGGCGGCTAGCGCTCTGCGGGCGGACCCGCCCGTGCCGTTCCGGTGGCAGCGCCAATCAGAGCCGAAACTTTCAGCACCGTTCGTACTTCGACCACGTCCTGGAAATCGCCGCCTACGTCACATGCCACCAAATCAACGCCAGCTCGGATAACAACTTCGGCAGCAATTCCACAAGGATCGCCAGCGCTAAGTCCCCTAGCCGCATCGGCGGCAGCCAACGCCGCCATGTCTGCTGCCGTTGCGGCACGCTGTCCAAGCTGCGGCAGATTGAACCAACCAAATCTATTGACACCAGCAACAGCAATGCCACGAGTCCTAGACCCGTAATCAGAACCGTCCCAGAGCCGCGTTCGCGGTGCGTTCCTTTCTCGTCCATGCGGTCATTGATAAATCCATCTGTTGTCATGGCGCGTCGCTCGGATCAAGGTCTTCAGTTTTTGCGATTGCTTTCGCCGTTAGCCTCAAGCTCAACCAGCTCGCCAGCGCTCCATCCACTAAGCTAGAAACCGATATTGTGCTAAAACCGTCCGAAGAACTAAGCGACACATCAGCACCCGCACCAGCAATCTGCTGCTCGATTAGTAGTGCATCTGAATCGCCTCTAGCAGCTTGCCTGGCCGAAGCATGTGCGGCGGCCTCGAAGCGTAGCTGAGTGATGCCCAGCTGCGCACCAAAAGCTAATAAACCCAATAACAGGGTCACTACCGGAAATACGACTGCCAACTCAGCAGTCACCGTTCCGCGCTGCTCGAAAAAGCCTTGACTGAGCCATCGTGATCCGGACAATTTTCCAACATATTTTGTAGCGACCCTCCCAGCGCGACGCATCATTAGCCGATGCTCAAGGCACTCCGAATGATGCCTAAGAGAAAGCCACGAACTTCATCACTTCGCATAATGACCACAAGCAACCCTGCAAAACCAACGGCCGCGAGCGTCGCGATCGCATACTCGGCGGTTGCCATCCCTAGCTCAGTACTACGTAAGGGATGAACCGTTTCCGGCCTTAGCCGCGAATCATCCGTTTTGCCAGAGTCCTTCGCTGGGAAAAGTTCAATCACATTACCCCGATCGGCTTGTGCCGCCGAACGACCGGTAAAATTTCCTTTCATTCCTTGCTCCTTTTGCGTTGGTGTTGTTGATCAATTGCTCCGCGACGTTCCGTGGTGATCCTCACCCGAGGAAAAACGCCGGCTTTACTGCGCAGGTAAAAGCGCTAACAGCACTGGCACTACCCCGAGACAAATAAAAGCTGGCAGCGCACACAGCCCCATCGGTAAGACAAGCTTTACGCTCAACACTGCTGCTCGCTGCTGAAGCTCCCGATGGGCCGCTCGACGAATCCGCCGGGCTTCAGCACGCAAGAGAGCGGAAGACGGCGCCCCGGTCGAAGCGGTAAATTTCAGCGCTAGTTCTAGCTGCTGTAACGGGCCGTCTCTGGCTTTTACCGGGACATGCGCCCATGCTGCGGACCAATCCATCCCCATCGCTAACGCCGTGCTCACCGTGGCTAGTTCAGTCGAAAATTCCATCGAGCAAACTTGGGCCTGTCTGGCCAGCGCGGTCGATAGCGAGGCACCAACTTCTAGAAGGCTCGCCAACAAATCTAATAACAGCGGCACATCATCAATGCCTTCGAATCTCGCTGCTTCAGATTTCCCTGGTGAAATGGTCCGAAGAATTCGCGAACTGGGCGTTGCCCAAAGCAGAAAGCTCGCCAACATAGACAGCACAAATACCACAGCAGTCATCGGTGGCCAGCTGCTGACTTGGCCAACCAGGACATCCACAACCGCGCCAAGAGGGTCAGGGTGCCGCCCGCCAGGAGCGCCAGATTTCCCGCCGGGGTGCCGAAGAGTATTGAGATTGGGCTTATCCCCATCAGGTATCCAGCCCCGAGGCCAAGCAGCGGCAGCCAGCTCAATAGGCTGGCCGTTGCTTTGGGCCCGGCCAAGGCGGTATTTCGGAGCGCCTGCATGTCAATGGAATCGTCAAAATGTTCTGCCGCGCGATCCAGCACTTCAACTAGCTGAGCGCCACTTTGTTCAGCAACTTCTAAACAAGCAGCTAGTTCAACCAGCGCTCGCTGAGACGGGTTATTTGATAGGGATTTGTTTGGAACCGGGCGAAATGCTGCCGAAGGGCTCAGTCCAAGCTCGGCCAATGCAGCTGCTTTTGCAAGTGCGGGCCAAAGGTTCGAAGACTCACCAGCGTCCCGTGCCGCTCGCCAAAGAGCCTGCTCATGACAACCAGAGCGCAGAAGGGCAATCACTCGGCGAGTGAGCACAGCTATTTCGGATATCGAGACGACTTGGTTCCAGGCACTTTGCTCGCGAAAGGAACTTGCCCAGGGGGACTCTCCCCTGCTCAACGCGCTCGAGCGGAAAGCTAGCCTTTTCCGACTCGGCCGGCGCAGCAGGCCCGACGAAATAGGCAGCACAGCTAGCCAACAGCCCGCACCACTAAGCAGCAAGATCAGATAAATCATGGCGTCAACCTTCGCTGCAAACGCCGCCAAGCTGGCCCGGACTCGAGCCCAGAGTTACCGCAAACTGCTGCGATTTCAACGCAGAGTTTTCCGTTGTCTAGGCTAAGCAGGCCTATTTCACGAAGCACCCTGCCATGCCCGGTGTTTTCCAAGTGAAGCACCACATCGATGGCGCTAGCCGCCTGGATTCCAACCGCATCCGAGCTCATGCCTGCCAGCGCACCCAGCGCTTGAAGACGGGCCGGTACATCTACGGCACTGTTGGCGTGAATCGTGCCGGCTCCACTGTGCCCGGTGTTCAAAGCGGTAAAAAAATCTTGTATCTCAGCACCACGACATTCGCCAATAAACAGCCTAGAGGGATTCATTCTGAGGGCTTCGCGCACAAGTTGGCTAAGATCAACTTTGCCTTTACCCTCAAGATTTACTGCGCGACTTTGCAAAGCTAAAACATGCGCGTGATTTGGCTTTAGCTCGGCAGTGTCCTAAATCAACACGAGCCGTTCGAACTCCGGGCACAGCCCAAGCACCGTATTGAGCAAGGTCGTCTTCCCCGAGCCAGTTGCACCGCTGATCAGCAGATTCAACCGCGCCGACACTGCTTCTCGCAGCAGCTGGGCCGCAGCGGTGGAAATCATCCCCGAGCCAATAAGTTCGTTCAACTCAAACGGCCTAGCCCGATGCAGCCGAATCGATAGCAGCGTCCCTTGGCCCGAAACTGGCGGTAAAACAGCATGAACCCGAAGCCCACCAGGCAACCTAACGTCGACGAATGGCTGCCCATCATCTAAGCGCGAGCCCGCACTTGTTATCAGACGGCGGGCTAAAGCACGGACTTGGCTCTCATCGCTGAATTCAACGGCGCAACGTTCTAAACCATCACGTCGTTTTACCCAGACGGAGCTCGGAGAATTAACGAAGATGTCAGTTAGCTCAGGGTCAGCTAACAATTTCTGCAGTGGACCAAGACCAATCAACTCGGCATTGATTCGTTCCGCTGCTGCCAACGAACCCGATATTCCTAAGACTTGCCCGCTAGCATGGATAGCCGTGGCAACTAGACTCGGCTCGAACCTCGCCCCAGCGGCAAGTACTTCATCTCGAATGTGCTCGAGTAAAGGATCTGTCTTTTTCGGGTTCATCGACGAACGTCCTTTAGCGTGCTGAGCGTCTGGCTAAACAATTTGCCCAGCTCACGATTTGATGCGCAATCCGAAAGTCGACCTTGAGCTGCAGCTGTGGAAACGCCACGTAATTTAGGCATTTCGCCAACCAATGGCAGCCCCAATGATTCAGCAATGAGCTCCGCGTCTAGCCCTTCTGGGGCGGGACGACGCACCACTAACTTGGTACTTCGCGGCACCATAGGCAGCATTCGATGCACGGAAAGCATCGCCGGGACTGCTGCTGGCACCAAACAAAGTACTTGATCGGCCGATTCACAAAATGTTTCTAGACTTTTGACCATCCGACCGACGTCGATCACAATCAATTCGAATGCCCTGCGAGCAGCTTCTAGAACCTCTATCACAAGGGCCGGGTTCAACTGCTGAGCCGCCTGTGCCGCCCGGCCAAAGCCAAGCACCGAACAATGCGCAATTTCCGGCAGAGCTGCCGAGAATTGCTGCGAATTCAAAACGCCTACACTTTGCGATAATTCATGCCGCTGCAGGCCCTCGACGGGATCCGAACTGAGCGCCCCTTCTAAACCGAACCCCCACGGGTCAGCGTCAACGAGCAGAGTTCGGATCTTTTCTCGGGATGCTTTCAAGGCAAGCAATCCCGCCGCGGTGGAAGCACCCGCGCCACCGCAGCCACCGATAACCGCGACGACGCTACCGCGTTCGGTGCGATCTTGAAGTGTATTCAAAAACTCAGCCAACCAAGCGGTACCTTCTGGCAACGAAACCACATGGTGAATCAGCTCGCGTGCCGCGTTAGCCCAGAGTGCTGATTCGGCCAAGCTGTGCCCCACCAAAATCAGAGGGCACGATTGATGAGAAAGAATCTCGGCCACTTTACGTCGATCCATCAAGACATCAGGGCCGATGAGAACGGCAGCAACCGCAGTCTCAGGAGGTACCTGATGTACCAACTGCGCACCAGCCACAGCCACCGCCGTGGCTACATGCTCGTATAACTGCCCAGCAATCTCCAGGACACAGACCAGCGCTGGGCCCGCAGGGAGCCAATTTGGCTGATTTGTTGACCCAGTAAAAAGATTCATAACTCCACGTTCCCGCCATGTGGTTCAATGCCACGACCAGATGCCGCCCAACGCTGTCATCTGTGGGGAAAGGCGTTGAGCACAATGCTGTGCAGGAAAAGTATGCCGAGGACAAACTCAGCATCAGGACCAAAGCTGTCCTGAATCTTCGCCCTGAATGGCGCTGTTGGCGCAGCAGCTTCTGCCAAGGCGGCAGAATAGAACTATGTACATACTGCTGGCGGATGCCCCGAACTCCGGGCCTGATTCCGCTGCTGTTCAGCCTCTGGACGCGGCCGGCCAGCCATCGGCGGAAACTAAGATCGTCCGCAAATCTGAGCTGACCGACGTCGTCCGTTCCGTTGAAACACAGCGACACCCCCGCTGGGTCTGGCAACGCACTCAGGCTTGGTATCCCCAGCTGCTGGCCGCCGGCATCACGGTCGAACGTTGCCATGATCTGGGCCTGTCCGCGCTGGTGCTGGCGGGCTCTGAGTTCACGCTGACCACTGGTTACCCCCGCGAAACTCCAGCAGTCGAAGAGGTTTT from Renibacterium salmoninarum ATCC 33209 includes:
- a CDS encoding type II secretion system F family protein, with the protein product MIYLILLLSGAGCWLAVLPISSGLLRRPSRKRLAFRSSALSRGESPWASSFREQSAWNQVVSISEIAVLTRRVIALLRSGCHEQALWRAARDAGESSNLWPALAKAAALAELGLSPSAAFRPVPNKSLSNNPSQRALVELAACLEVAEQSGAQLVEVLDRAAEHFDDSIDMQALRNTALAGPKATASLLSWLPLLGLGAGYLMGISPISILFGTPAGNLALLAGGTLTLLARLWMSWLAKSAAGHR
- the ssd gene encoding septum site-determining protein Ssd — its product is MNLFTGSTNQPNWLPAGPALVCVLEIAGQLYEHVATAVAVAGAQLVHQVPPETAVAAVLIGPDVLMDRRKVAEILSHQSCPLILVGHSLAESALWANAARELIHHVVSLPEGTAWLAEFLNTLQDRTERGSVVAVIGGCGGAGASTAAGLLALKASREKIRTLLVDADPWGFGLEGALSSDPVEGLQRHELSQSVGVLNSQQFSAALPEIAHCSVLGFGRAAQAAQQLNPALVIEVLEAARRAFELIVIDVGRMVKSLETFCESADQVLCLVPAAVPAMLSVHRMLPMVPRSTKLVVRRPAPEGLDAELIAESLGLPLVGEMPKLRGVSTAAAQGRLSDCASNRELGKLFSQTLSTLKDVRR
- a CDS encoding DUF4244 domain-containing protein, whose translation is MKGNFTGRSAAQADRGNVIELFPAKDSGKTDDSRLRPETVHPLRSTELGMATAEYAIATLAAVGFAGLLVVIMRSDEVRGFLLGIIRSALSIG
- a CDS encoding type II secretion system F family protein; this encodes MTAVVFVLSMLASFLLWATPSSRILRTISPGKSEAARFEGIDDVPLLLDLLASLLEVGASLSTALARQAQVCSMEFSTELATVSTALAMGMDWSAAWAHVPVKARDGPLQQLELALKFTASTGAPSSALLRAEARRIRRAAHRELQQRAAVLSVKLVLPMGLCALPAFICLGVVPVLLALLPAQ
- a CDS encoding TadE family type IV pilus minor pilin; the encoded protein is MSGSRWLSQGFFEQRGTVTAELAVVFPVVTLLLGLLAFGAQLGITQLRFEAAAHASARQAARGDSDALLIEQQIAGAGADVSLSSSDGFSTISVSSLVDGALASWLSLRLTAKAIAKTEDLDPSDAP